The Lichenihabitans psoromatis genome contains a region encoding:
- a CDS encoding M24 family metallopeptidase — protein sequence MSLVDRRRASTLIASAGFDALVIAEPEGFAYVTGVPQGVPALFRRAGAGFVVLPADPALSVGAVIGDLYVAAARSAIPDVRSHPLWMEHADLTGASGDGSIQDRIARSWRRASRPIGFARPATFDLGLALQALAEVLASRGLFGARLGFDLDYIAASDAAAIQNALPAARIGNGSPVLDRIRMVKTAIEIERLTLAVELAEAGLISLAGGIAAGHTAADLHALFRHGIEAEAGRRAIPVPPSWDYIAVGREPWGPGGTVERRAIIKADVGCVVANYSSDTSRNYVFGEATTDQTELHLSLEAAFAAGMATIKPGVLLSTVHHAATQALEEAGLVGFSRGHFGHGLGHSFFSEQWPFIAADCDVPIEPDMVLAFEIPIYVTGIGAFNLEDQLIVTADGSRSMNTLPRHLAILGP from the coding sequence ATGTCGCTCGTCGATCGCAGGCGCGCCTCGACCCTCATCGCCAGCGCGGGTTTCGATGCGCTCGTGATCGCCGAACCGGAGGGGTTTGCTTACGTGACCGGTGTGCCGCAGGGCGTGCCGGCTTTGTTTCGTCGCGCCGGCGCGGGATTTGTGGTGCTCCCCGCCGATCCTGCTTTGTCGGTCGGGGCCGTCATCGGCGACCTCTACGTCGCAGCCGCGCGCTCTGCGATTCCGGATGTTCGGTCGCATCCGCTCTGGATGGAACATGCGGACCTCACCGGAGCGAGCGGAGACGGGAGCATTCAAGATCGCATCGCTCGATCATGGCGTCGGGCCAGTCGTCCGATTGGCTTCGCGCGGCCTGCGACTTTCGACCTTGGTCTGGCCCTGCAGGCCTTGGCCGAGGTTCTGGCATCTCGCGGCCTGTTCGGCGCACGGCTCGGCTTCGATCTCGATTACATTGCGGCAAGCGATGCGGCGGCGATCCAGAATGCCTTGCCGGCCGCCCGGATCGGGAATGGATCGCCGGTTCTCGATCGCATCCGGATGGTCAAGACCGCGATCGAGATCGAACGGCTGACGCTGGCTGTCGAACTCGCCGAAGCCGGGTTGATCTCGTTGGCGGGCGGGATAGCGGCCGGCCATACGGCCGCCGATCTCCACGCTCTCTTCCGACATGGCATCGAAGCCGAGGCCGGGCGGCGCGCGATACCGGTGCCACCCTCTTGGGACTATATCGCGGTCGGCCGCGAGCCGTGGGGGCCGGGCGGCACCGTCGAGCGGCGCGCGATCATCAAGGCGGACGTCGGCTGCGTCGTCGCAAATTATTCGTCCGACACGTCACGGAACTACGTGTTCGGCGAGGCGACGACCGATCAGACTGAGCTCCATCTGTCCCTCGAGGCCGCTTTCGCGGCCGGTATGGCCACCATCAAGCCGGGGGTTCTGTTATCGACGGTGCATCATGCCGCCACGCAGGCCCTCGAAGAGGCCGGTCTGGTCGGTTTCAGCCGCGGGCATTTTGGTCATGGGCTCGGCCACTCGTTCTTTTCGGAGCAATGGCCCTTCATCGCGGCGGATTGCGACGTGCCGATCGAGCCCGATATGGTCCTGGCATTTGAAATCCCGATCTACGTCACCGGCATCGGCGCGTTCAATCTCGAGGATCAACTGATCGTGACGGCGGATGGCTCTCGATCGATGAACACCTTGCCGCGCCATCTCGCCATTCTGGGGCCGTGA
- a CDS encoding ABC transporter ATP-binding protein, which translates to MPLAPPPILSVTGLSIDARTPQGLRPVLDDVSFSLAAGETLCLAGESGSGKSLTALSIMGLLSPSLRQRAGSIVLAGRELTTLSERAMRQIRGGDVAMIFQEPMTSLNPVMTIGAQLSEAIRTHAAGDETSVAARARAMLDAVHITDPGRRLTQFPHELSGGMRQRVMIAMALSCRPKVLIADEPTTALDVTVQAQILTLMRDLKAEFGTAIVLITHDMGVVAEMADRVALLKSGRMVEDGTVHDIFERPRHDYTKSLLAAVLRLGSWAGQEGPPRITHAAPTTLGAEPVLFVRDLTVSYGGRAGWFGKAAPVTPAVKAASFSVRPGQTLGLVGESGSGKSTTGKAVLGLIPFTGEVVIDGRGIAGLSSRDMKPVRRKAQMIFQDPYASLDPRMSIGDAIAEPLVIHDLGTARERRDHVAALLKRVHLSPDHATRFPHEFSGGQRQRICIARALALKPNIIVADESVSALDVSVRGHVLDLMLELQEELGLAYLFISHDMAVVERMSHHVAVMRYGEIVEQGDRRAVFENPQHPYTQALLDAVPQPTPRSRATVATPPVTQRA; encoded by the coding sequence ATGCCCTTAGCGCCGCCACCGATCCTCTCCGTGACGGGCCTATCGATCGACGCACGCACCCCACAAGGGCTTCGCCCGGTTCTGGACGACGTGAGCTTCAGCCTCGCGGCCGGGGAGACGCTGTGCCTCGCTGGCGAATCCGGCTCTGGCAAATCCCTGACGGCGCTATCGATCATGGGCCTGCTATCGCCGTCGCTTCGCCAACGCGCCGGCTCCATCGTGCTCGCAGGCCGCGAACTCACGACGCTATCCGAGCGCGCGATGCGGCAGATCCGCGGCGGCGATGTCGCGATGATCTTTCAAGAACCGATGACGTCGCTGAACCCGGTCATGACGATCGGGGCGCAATTGAGCGAGGCGATCCGGACCCACGCGGCCGGCGATGAGACGAGCGTCGCGGCCCGGGCCCGCGCGATGCTCGACGCCGTTCACATCACCGATCCCGGGCGGCGGCTCACACAATTTCCGCATGAACTCTCAGGCGGCATGCGTCAGCGGGTCATGATCGCCATGGCGCTCTCCTGTCGCCCGAAAGTGCTGATCGCGGACGAGCCCACCACGGCGCTCGACGTGACGGTGCAGGCCCAGATCTTGACGCTGATGCGGGACCTGAAGGCCGAATTCGGCACCGCCATCGTTTTGATCACGCATGATATGGGGGTCGTGGCCGAAATGGCCGATCGCGTGGCGCTGCTGAAGAGCGGACGGATGGTCGAGGACGGCACCGTTCACGACATTTTCGAACGTCCCCGTCACGACTACACGAAAAGCCTGCTGGCCGCCGTTCTGCGCCTCGGCAGCTGGGCCGGACAGGAGGGCCCCCCGCGTATCACCCACGCAGCACCGACGACGCTCGGCGCGGAGCCGGTGCTGTTCGTCCGCGACCTCACGGTGTCGTATGGCGGGCGCGCGGGCTGGTTCGGGAAAGCCGCTCCGGTCACGCCCGCCGTCAAAGCAGCCAGCTTTTCGGTTCGACCGGGGCAGACGCTGGGTCTCGTGGGCGAGAGTGGATCAGGCAAATCGACGACCGGCAAGGCCGTGCTCGGGCTCATCCCCTTCACCGGGGAGGTGGTGATCGACGGCAGGGGGATTGCGGGTTTGTCGTCGCGCGACATGAAGCCTGTCCGCCGCAAGGCGCAGATGATCTTTCAGGACCCCTATGCCTCGCTCGATCCACGCATGTCGATCGGCGACGCCATCGCGGAGCCGCTGGTCATCCACGACCTTGGGACTGCGCGCGAGAGGCGCGACCACGTCGCGGCCCTCCTGAAACGCGTCCACCTTTCGCCCGATCACGCGACCCGCTTTCCGCACGAATTCTCCGGCGGCCAGCGGCAGCGCATCTGTATCGCCCGCGCCCTTGCCTTGAAGCCGAACATCATCGTGGCCGATGAAAGCGTCTCGGCGCTCGACGTCTCGGTTCGGGGCCATGTGCTCGACCTGATGCTCGAATTGCAGGAGGAGTTGGGCCTCGCCTATCTCTTCATCTCCCATGACATGGCGGTGGTGGAGCGAATGAGCCACCATGTGGCCGTGATGCGCTACGGCGAGATCGTGGAGCAAGGCGACCGGCGCGCGGTGTTCGAAAACCCGCAGCACCCCTATACACAGGCCTTGCTTGACGCCGTACCGCAGCCCACCCCTCGCTCGCGCGCAACGGTGGCGACACCGCCGGTCACTCAGCGAGCCTAG
- a CDS encoding acetamidase/formamidase family protein codes for MCVACNYTIHRDRHNFGWSRDIEPVLVCQPGETIHFECLDAANGHFSRDSKAADVQTLDFSKVNPVTGPVYVEGAAPGDALKITFRRFIPSGLGWTANIPGFGLLADQFPDPALHMWSYDPATLAPAAFGPKGRVPLKPFAGEIGVAPAEPGLHSVVPPRRVGGNLDIRDLAAGTTLYLPVEVEGALFSIGDTHAAQGDGEVCGTAIESQMDVELTLDLVKGANLKSPRFTTDGPVTRHLDGAGYEATTGIGPDLMTAARESVMRMIDLLAADHGLAPIDAYLLLSVCGDLRISEIVDMPNWVVSFYFPRIVFS; via the coding sequence ATGTGCGTTGCGTGCAATTATACGATCCATCGTGACCGCCATAATTTCGGCTGGAGCCGGGACATCGAACCGGTTCTCGTCTGTCAGCCCGGCGAGACGATCCACTTCGAATGTCTCGACGCCGCGAACGGGCATTTCAGTCGCGACTCCAAGGCAGCCGACGTTCAGACGCTCGATTTCAGCAAGGTCAATCCGGTGACCGGGCCGGTCTATGTGGAGGGAGCAGCGCCGGGCGACGCCCTGAAGATCACGTTCCGCAGGTTCATTCCCTCGGGGCTGGGCTGGACCGCAAACATCCCCGGCTTCGGCCTTCTGGCCGACCAATTCCCTGACCCGGCCTTGCATATGTGGTCCTACGATCCCGCCACGCTCGCGCCGGCTGCGTTCGGGCCGAAGGGGCGCGTGCCTCTGAAACCCTTCGCGGGCGAGATCGGCGTTGCGCCGGCCGAGCCCGGCCTCCACTCGGTCGTTCCACCACGTCGCGTCGGCGGCAACCTCGACATCCGGGATCTTGCGGCCGGAACCACCCTCTACCTTCCTGTCGAGGTCGAGGGAGCGTTGTTCTCGATCGGCGACACCCATGCGGCCCAGGGCGACGGCGAAGTCTGCGGCACCGCCATCGAAAGCCAGATGGATGTCGAACTCACGCTCGACCTCGTGAAAGGCGCCAACCTGAAGAGCCCGCGCTTCACCACGGACGGCCCCGTGACGCGCCATCTCGACGGCGCTGGCTACGAGGCCACCACGGGCATCGGTCCGGATCTGATGACGGCGGCACGCGAGAGCGTGATGCGGATGATCGACCTGCTGGCGGCCGACCATGGGCTCGCTCCCATCGACGCCTATCTTCTGCTCTCGGTCTGCGGCGACCTCCGCATCTCCGAGATCGTCGACATGCCGAACTGGGTCGTGTCCTTCTACTTTCCGCGCATCGTCTTTTCGTGA
- a CDS encoding ABC transporter substrate-binding protein, whose translation MTMTWLKTTTAALALTTALAVLPAKAADVPVQGGTIIVTYKDDMATLDPAIGYDWQNWSMINGLFSRLVDYKFGTTEIVPSLAESFTISPDGLVYTFKLNPKAKFTNGRKVVAADIKYSIERAVNPKTQGPGGGFYHSIVGADKMTDGSATTISGIETPDDATVKFTLAQADATFLNVLALNFSSAVPKEVVEQDGADFGKKPVGSGAFLLKEWVSGQRLVFARNTDYFRERPNLDGFTVEIGQEPLVAILRLQKGEVDIAGDGIPPAKYLEMKKSPDAADMIVDRAQFETSYITINTTKKPFDDVRVRQALNMAINKDRIIRIINGRATPASQVLPPLMPGYDESYKGYPFDIVKAKQLLAEAGLKDGFSTELWAMNTDPNPRIAQAIQQDLAAIGIKAEIKALAQPQVIAAGGNKDQSALTWSGGMGWIADFPDPSDFYGPILGCGGAVTGGWNWSWYCDKTFEDRATKADAMSDPKQRDERSKVWAQIFTDIQTQAAPWVPVFNERRVVAKSKRMGGPDEIYIDPTRVIDYEAIYAKN comes from the coding sequence ATGACAATGACCTGGTTGAAGACCACCACCGCCGCGCTGGCGCTGACGACGGCGCTGGCGGTGCTGCCCGCCAAGGCTGCCGACGTGCCGGTGCAAGGCGGCACCATCATCGTGACCTACAAAGACGACATGGCCACGCTCGACCCGGCCATCGGCTACGATTGGCAGAATTGGTCGATGATCAACGGGCTGTTTTCGCGTCTCGTCGACTATAAATTCGGCACCACCGAGATCGTGCCCTCGCTCGCCGAAAGCTTCACCATCTCGCCGGATGGTCTCGTCTATACGTTCAAGCTGAACCCCAAAGCCAAGTTCACCAACGGCCGCAAGGTCGTGGCCGCCGACATCAAATATTCGATCGAGCGGGCCGTGAACCCCAAGACACAAGGTCCGGGCGGCGGCTTTTATCATTCGATCGTCGGCGCCGATAAGATGACCGATGGATCTGCGACGACGATCTCGGGCATCGAGACGCCGGATGATGCAACGGTCAAGTTCACCCTGGCGCAGGCCGACGCGACCTTCCTGAACGTGCTCGCGCTCAACTTCTCGTCCGCCGTGCCGAAAGAAGTCGTGGAGCAGGACGGCGCCGATTTCGGCAAGAAGCCGGTGGGATCCGGTGCATTCTTGCTGAAGGAATGGGTCTCAGGCCAGCGGCTCGTCTTCGCCCGGAATACGGACTACTTCCGTGAGCGACCCAATCTCGATGGCTTCACGGTCGAGATCGGCCAGGAACCGCTGGTCGCCATCCTGCGCTTGCAGAAGGGCGAAGTGGATATCGCCGGCGATGGCATCCCGCCCGCAAAATACCTTGAGATGAAGAAGTCCCCCGATGCCGCCGACATGATCGTCGATCGCGCGCAATTCGAGACGAGCTACATCACGATCAACACCACGAAGAAGCCGTTCGACGATGTGCGTGTCCGCCAGGCGCTGAACATGGCGATCAACAAGGATCGCATCATCCGCATCATTAATGGCCGCGCGACGCCGGCCTCCCAGGTTCTGCCGCCACTGATGCCGGGCTACGACGAGTCCTACAAGGGATACCCGTTCGATATCGTCAAGGCCAAGCAATTGCTGGCCGAGGCCGGACTAAAGGACGGCTTCTCGACCGAACTCTGGGCCATGAACACCGACCCGAATCCGCGGATCGCGCAGGCGATCCAACAGGATCTCGCCGCCATCGGGATCAAGGCCGAAATCAAGGCCTTGGCGCAGCCGCAGGTCATCGCGGCCGGCGGCAATAAAGACCAATCCGCGTTGACCTGGTCGGGCGGCATGGGGTGGATCGCCGACTTCCCCGACCCCTCCGATTTCTATGGGCCGATCCTCGGCTGCGGCGGCGCGGTCACCGGCGGGTGGAACTGGTCCTGGTATTGCGACAAGACGTTCGAGGATCGTGCGACGAAGGCGGATGCCATGTCGGACCCCAAGCAGCGGGATGAGCGGAGCAAGGTCTGGGCGCAGATCTTCACCGACATTCAGACGCAGGCCGCTCCATGGGTGCCGGTGTTCAACGAGCGTCGCGTCGTGGCAAAGTCCAAGCGCATGGGCGGACCCGACGAGATCTACATCGATCCGACGCGTGTGATCGACTACGAAGCGATCTACGCCAAAAACTAG
- a CDS encoding ABC transporter permease gives MALLLAQRMMQAVAILFGVALVTFLLLHFLPADPAALIAGRSASAQMIANVRHQLGLDLPIVQQFWHYLKGLLRGDLGRSYIQRSEVAALIASRIPATLVLMVTGILVEVSLGLLFGTLAALKRNGIADRLVMTLAFVGVSSPQFVVALLLLYVFAATLGWFPMSGYGTPAHVVLPALTLGLLGAGWYARMVRSAMIDVLNQDYVRTARAKGLSQSRVILRHALPNALLPVVAMIGIDVGQFMGGVVVVEAVYGWPGIGQLAWQAVQQVDVPIIMGVTLVSSLAIVIGNLLADSLAPVLDPRIRGR, from the coding sequence ATGGCTCTGCTCCTGGCGCAACGGATGATGCAGGCGGTCGCGATCCTGTTCGGGGTCGCGCTCGTCACGTTTCTGTTGCTGCATTTTCTGCCGGCTGATCCGGCGGCCCTGATCGCTGGACGCAGCGCCAGCGCGCAGATGATCGCCAATGTCCGCCACCAACTGGGGCTGGATCTGCCGATCGTCCAGCAATTCTGGCATTATCTGAAGGGGTTGCTGCGCGGCGACCTCGGGCGCTCTTACATCCAGCGCAGTGAGGTCGCGGCCCTTATCGCCTCCCGCATCCCCGCCACGCTGGTCTTGATGGTCACGGGCATCCTGGTCGAGGTCTCGCTCGGTTTGCTGTTCGGGACCCTCGCGGCGCTGAAACGCAACGGGATTGCGGATCGCCTTGTGATGACGCTCGCGTTCGTCGGCGTGTCGTCCCCGCAATTCGTAGTGGCGCTGCTGCTGCTTTACGTGTTCGCCGCCACCCTCGGCTGGTTCCCGATGAGTGGCTACGGCACGCCGGCCCATGTAGTGCTTCCGGCCCTGACGCTCGGCCTGCTTGGCGCTGGTTGGTATGCCCGCATGGTGCGCTCCGCCATGATCGACGTGCTGAACCAGGATTATGTGCGAACCGCGCGGGCCAAGGGACTGTCGCAGTCTCGCGTGATCCTGCGCCACGCTTTGCCCAACGCCTTGTTGCCGGTCGTCGCCATGATCGGCATCGACGTCGGCCAGTTCATGGGCGGCGTTGTCGTGGTCGAAGCCGTTTACGGCTGGCCGGGCATCGGCCAGCTCGCATGGCAAGCCGTGCAGCAGGTCGATGTCCCCATCATCATGGGCGTCACCCTCGTCTCGTCCCTCGCCATCGTGATCGGCAACCTTCTCGCCGACTCTCTGGCTCCCGTGCTCGATCCGCGCATTCGCGGCCGATAG
- a CDS encoding ABC transporter permease, protein MKRVLVELVRRPASLVATLVILFVVLTAIAAPWIAPFSPDDQPFDGLSIDGAPLPPGAHYWLGTDTLGRDLLSRLLFGARTSLVIGLVANGVAVAIGMMVGIVAGYRGGVVGGILMRFTDLMMAFPALLLAIVLAALLRPSLWIVALVIALVNWVQVARVVYTETRGLAERDFILAERSLGAGSARILFRHIAPHLMPTAIVYGTLGIATTVLLEATLSFLGVGVQPPQPSWGNIIFESQSYFQSAPWLVFIPGAIILATALSFNLVGDALRDFLDPTQRGRG, encoded by the coding sequence ATGAAACGCGTCCTCGTCGAACTGGTGCGTCGACCCGCCTCGCTGGTCGCCACCCTGGTGATCCTCTTCGTGGTGCTGACCGCGATCGCGGCGCCCTGGATCGCGCCCTTCTCACCCGACGACCAACCCTTCGACGGCTTGTCGATCGATGGCGCTCCCCTGCCGCCCGGCGCGCATTACTGGCTCGGCACCGACACATTGGGCCGCGATCTCCTTTCGAGGCTGCTGTTCGGCGCCCGGACCTCGTTAGTGATCGGCCTCGTGGCCAACGGGGTCGCGGTCGCGATCGGCATGATGGTCGGGATCGTGGCGGGCTATCGCGGCGGTGTCGTCGGCGGCATCCTGATGCGCTTCACCGACCTGATGATGGCGTTTCCGGCGCTCCTGCTCGCCATCGTGCTGGCGGCTCTACTTCGGCCGAGCCTGTGGATCGTCGCATTGGTGATCGCACTCGTGAACTGGGTTCAGGTCGCGCGCGTGGTCTACACGGAAACACGCGGGCTTGCCGAACGCGACTTCATCCTGGCCGAACGGTCGCTCGGGGCCGGATCGGCACGCATTCTGTTTCGGCACATCGCGCCCCATCTGATGCCGACCGCGATCGTCTATGGCACGCTCGGTATCGCCACCACGGTGCTGCTGGAGGCGACCCTCAGCTTCCTCGGCGTCGGCGTGCAGCCGCCGCAGCCCTCGTGGGGCAACATCATCTTCGAAAGCCAGAGCTACTTCCAGAGCGCACCCTGGCTCGTCTTCATTCCGGGCGCCATCATTCTGGCGACGGCGCTGTCGTTCAACCTCGTCGGCGATGCCTTGCGCGATTTCCTCGATCCGACCCAGCGGGGACGCGGCTGA
- a CDS encoding ANTAR domain-containing response regulator — protein sequence MSPTPNFTGQRVVILHRPGGTTERLIRQLAMLGMRVDVQWAPLSQAAPAPDLVMVDADAGWSELFPWAPGHNPMPMIALLSSEAPGRIAWAIDQGARAMIAKPVIASAIFPALVMATRFHAEAIDTAAKVADLHERIRLRPLVLAAVQSIMSMQGCDEAAAYRCLRQDAMRSRLTLEHVAAAILAGGRSRSEAS from the coding sequence ATGAGCCCGACACCCAATTTCACCGGCCAGCGGGTCGTCATCCTGCACCGGCCTGGCGGCACGACCGAGCGCCTGATCCGCCAACTCGCGATGCTCGGCATGCGGGTTGACGTCCAATGGGCCCCGTTGAGCCAAGCCGCACCGGCGCCCGATCTTGTGATGGTCGATGCGGACGCGGGTTGGAGCGAACTGTTTCCTTGGGCGCCCGGCCATAACCCGATGCCGATGATCGCATTGCTGAGTTCGGAAGCGCCGGGCCGGATCGCCTGGGCCATCGATCAGGGCGCCCGGGCCATGATCGCCAAGCCGGTGATCGCCTCAGCGATTTTCCCCGCGCTGGTGATGGCGACGCGCTTTCATGCCGAAGCGATCGACACGGCGGCCAAGGTTGCGGACCTGCATGAGCGCATCCGCCTTCGGCCGCTGGTGTTGGCGGCCGTTCAATCGATCATGTCGATGCAAGGCTGCGATGAGGCGGCGGCCTACCGGTGCCTTCGCCAGGACGCGATGCGAAGCCGGCTGACGCTTGAACATGTCGCGGCCGCGATCCTCGCCGGCGGACGCTCACGCTCGGAGGCGTCATGA
- a CDS encoding transporter substrate-binding protein, with product MDILRLGLLFSTVGAYGALSRDCRDGADLAVAHLREDGGLPFDLVPVFGDPAGSADRYATLASAMMRKGCRHIVGTITSQSRKDVIPVVEKHDGQLWYVCPYEGFEANENVIYTGACPNQHLVPLFDYLLPRYGARVYLAGANYVWGWEMNRLAREIVTEAGGTIVGERCLPIEETDVGRLVADIEARQPDFILSNLIGPSSQAFLRAMHDLAARDPRFAAHLCPIVSCDLTECELGDIGIGVADGHLAAASYFHNVDTAENRVFKARVAARYGDERRISSFFATSYATVRLCVEAILRSGSDDPRAVREALRSVTFASALGPLTIDPATNHAALPFLLGRIAGRGFDIFQTRPSLAADPYLVARRSTPQPSRHGKPTLRIVS from the coding sequence ATGGACATTCTCCGGCTTGGTCTTCTCTTTTCGACGGTGGGCGCCTATGGGGCGCTCAGCCGCGACTGCCGTGATGGAGCTGATCTCGCGGTCGCACATCTGCGCGAGGACGGCGGCCTCCCCTTCGATCTCGTGCCGGTCTTCGGCGATCCGGCGGGCTCGGCGGATCGCTACGCCACCCTCGCAAGCGCGATGATGCGAAAAGGCTGTCGTCACATCGTCGGGACGATCACGTCGCAATCGCGCAAGGATGTCATTCCGGTCGTCGAGAAGCATGACGGACAGCTCTGGTACGTCTGCCCCTACGAGGGGTTCGAAGCCAACGAGAATGTCATCTACACAGGGGCCTGTCCGAACCAGCATCTCGTCCCGCTGTTCGACTATCTGCTGCCTCGCTATGGAGCGCGGGTTTACTTGGCTGGCGCCAACTATGTCTGGGGCTGGGAAATGAACCGGCTTGCGCGCGAGATCGTCACGGAAGCGGGCGGCACCATCGTGGGCGAGCGCTGCCTCCCGATCGAGGAGACAGACGTCGGGCGATTGGTGGCCGATATCGAAGCGCGCCAACCCGATTTCATCCTGAGCAATCTGATCGGGCCTTCGAGCCAAGCATTCCTGCGGGCGATGCACGACTTGGCCGCGCGTGATCCGCGCTTTGCGGCGCATCTGTGCCCGATCGTGAGTTGCGACCTGACCGAGTGTGAATTAGGCGACATCGGGATCGGCGTCGCCGACGGGCATCTCGCCGCCGCTTCGTATTTTCACAACGTCGACACAGCAGAAAACCGTGTCTTCAAGGCTCGTGTCGCGGCCCGTTATGGCGACGAGCGGCGGATCTCGAGCTTCTTCGCCACGAGCTATGCAACTGTTCGACTTTGCGTCGAGGCGATTCTCCGCAGCGGGTCGGACGATCCGCGCGCAGTGCGCGAGGCGCTGCGCTCCGTGACCTTCGCCAGCGCGCTGGGACCGCTCACGATCGATCCCGCGACCAATCACGCGGCTCTGCCCTTTCTCCTCGGCCGTATCGCAGGCCGCGGCTTCGATATCTTCCAGACCCGCCCGAGCCTCGCGGCCGACCCCTATCTGGTCGCACGCCGCTCAACGCCGCAGCCCTCTCGCCATGGCAAGCCGACATTGCGGATCGTGTCATGA
- a CDS encoding SRPBCC family protein yields the protein MDMTGSQRIEASRDVVYAALNDVDILRQCIPGCQAIEKMPDGALKATVKLKIGPMSVQFAGAVTLSDLDPPNGYTISGEGSGGIAGFAKGRAAVRLEPDVDATLLHYDVKAEIGGKLAQLGSRLIDGTAKKLAAEFFAKLGAIVGTETTPAAPAEPEPEPQKKAGWFSKAIGTASALAIAGTLLIPSCCLTHHAMQEPTAFPICHADGGIGRTIGL from the coding sequence ATGGATATGACAGGCAGCCAACGCATCGAGGCGTCTCGCGACGTGGTCTATGCGGCCCTCAATGATGTCGACATTCTGCGTCAGTGCATTCCAGGCTGCCAGGCCATCGAGAAAATGCCGGACGGAGCTTTGAAAGCCACCGTCAAGCTGAAGATCGGCCCTATGTCTGTTCAGTTTGCCGGCGCCGTGACCCTCTCCGACCTCGATCCGCCGAATGGCTATACGATCAGCGGTGAAGGGTCGGGCGGCATTGCGGGCTTCGCCAAAGGACGCGCCGCCGTCCGGCTCGAACCGGATGTCGACGCTACGCTGCTGCACTATGACGTCAAAGCCGAAATCGGTGGCAAGCTGGCGCAACTCGGGTCGCGACTGATCGACGGGACGGCCAAGAAGCTTGCCGCCGAATTTTTCGCCAAGCTCGGCGCGATCGTCGGCACCGAGACGACACCGGCTGCGCCAGCTGAGCCGGAACCAGAGCCGCAGAAAAAAGCCGGCTGGTTCAGCAAGGCCATCGGCACAGCTTCGGCTCTCGCAATTGCTGGGACTCTGCTGATACCAAGCTGCTGCCTGACGCACCACGCGATGCAGGAGCCTACGGCCTTCCCGATCTGTCACGCCGACGGCGGCATCGGGAGGACAATCGGCCTCTAG
- a CDS encoding XdhC family protein — MAEDILDLVNAMKARGATFALATVVRTVSVTAAKAGAKAVIEADGSISGGWIGGGCARGAVIRAARAALQDGTPRLVSIQPKDLLDHQHIGAGEVRDGIEFSRNMCPSQGTMDIFIEPILPRPSLVIVGSSPVGVALANLARQIGYAITVCAPAAEHAAFSTADYWNDGFALPDAADGARFVVICTQGKGDAAALAAALRAPPSAYLAFVGSRRKADALRIELAEKHGLPADRLTAFKAPAGLDLGAITPDEIALSILAEITITRRRGQRDA, encoded by the coding sequence ATGGCAGAGGACATCCTCGATCTCGTCAATGCCATGAAGGCAAGGGGCGCGACCTTCGCGCTCGCGACCGTGGTCAGAACCGTATCGGTGACGGCCGCCAAGGCGGGAGCCAAAGCCGTGATCGAGGCGGATGGGTCGATTTCGGGCGGCTGGATCGGGGGTGGTTGCGCGCGGGGCGCCGTGATCCGGGCGGCGCGCGCCGCCCTCCAGGATGGAACGCCGCGTTTGGTCAGCATCCAACCCAAGGACTTGTTGGATCATCAGCACATCGGCGCGGGCGAGGTTCGCGACGGGATCGAATTTTCCAGGAACATGTGCCCGAGCCAAGGCACCATGGACATTTTCATCGAACCGATCCTGCCACGCCCGAGTCTCGTCATCGTCGGCAGTTCGCCTGTCGGTGTGGCACTAGCAAATCTGGCGCGCCAAATCGGCTACGCCATCACGGTCTGCGCGCCGGCCGCCGAGCATGCCGCCTTTTCGACGGCAGACTATTGGAACGACGGTTTCGCTCTGCCCGACGCTGCGGACGGGGCCCGCTTCGTCGTCATCTGCACGCAGGGCAAGGGAGATGCGGCGGCTCTCGCGGCAGCGCTGCGGGCACCACCATCGGCCTATCTGGCGTTCGTCGGCTCACGCCGGAAAGCCGACGCGCTGCGGATCGAACTCGCCGAGAAGCATGGCCTGCCGGCTGACCGCCTGACCGCTTTCAAGGCCCCAGCAGGGCTCGATCTCGGTGCCATCACGCCAGACGAGATCGCCTTGTCGATCCTGGCCGAAATCACAATCACCCGGCGCCGCGGCCAGCGCGACGCCTAA